The Deltaproteobacteria bacterium genome includes a window with the following:
- a CDS encoding cysteine desulfurase, which yields MTRTYLDWNATAPVRPEAREAALKALDLSGNPSSIHQEGREARRVRELAREAAARWLGTSPEAIIFTSGGTESNAAAIYGLFRTASGSHRILVSATEHPSVLENARLTAARFGGELVLLPVDRSGVLPPGPLERELAKGATLVSVHAANNETGVLFPVDEIVHQARAAGVPVHVDATQWPGRLPLPSGLWGADLLTFSGHKLGALKGAGILVNPGRRPLEPLITGGPQERGRRAGTENLAAIASLGAATEAIRTTGEAEFAHLAALDRWMTGRLAGSPWKPVTDDAPRLPNTWNLTLDQDAEPVIQALDLEGFAVSSGSACSSGSVEPSHVLLAMGLSPAEARRSLRISAGRLTTTEDLENVLKALERVCRR from the coding sequence GTGACCCGTACCTATCTCGACTGGAACGCCACCGCCCCCGTCCGCCCGGAGGCGCGGGAGGCCGCCCTGAAGGCCCTGGACCTTTCCGGCAATCCGTCCAGCATCCACCAGGAGGGGCGTGAGGCCCGTCGAGTGCGCGAATTGGCCCGCGAAGCAGCCGCCCGCTGGCTCGGAACCAGTCCCGAAGCCATCATCTTTACCAGCGGCGGCACTGAATCGAATGCTGCCGCCATCTACGGCCTGTTCCGGACGGCCAGCGGCAGCCACCGGATCCTTGTGTCAGCCACCGAGCACCCGAGCGTGCTCGAAAACGCCCGCCTCACCGCGGCCCGCTTCGGCGGCGAACTGGTCTTGCTGCCGGTGGACCGGAGTGGGGTTCTTCCTCCCGGCCCGCTGGAGCGGGAACTGGCCAAGGGCGCGACGCTGGTGTCGGTCCACGCCGCCAACAACGAGACCGGAGTGCTGTTTCCCGTGGACGAAATTGTCCATCAGGCCCGCGCCGCCGGGGTTCCGGTCCATGTGGATGCGACCCAGTGGCCGGGGCGGCTCCCCCTGCCCTCTGGCCTGTGGGGCGCCGACCTCCTCACCTTTTCCGGTCACAAGCTGGGGGCGCTGAAAGGCGCAGGGATTCTGGTGAATCCCGGACGCAGGCCGCTGGAACCGCTCATCACTGGCGGCCCCCAGGAGCGGGGACGGCGGGCCGGGACGGAAAACCTTGCTGCCATTGCATCCCTTGGCGCGGCCACTGAGGCGATCCGGACTACCGGAGAAGCCGAGTTCGCCCATCTGGCCGCACTTGACCGGTGGATGACTGGCCGGCTTGCCGGGTCACCGTGGAAGCCCGTCACGGACGATGCCCCCCGCCTGCCGAACACATGGAATCTCACCCTGGACCAGGATGCGGAGCCGGTCATACAGGCGCTCGATCTGGAAGGGTTCGCCGTCTCGTCAGGGTCGGCCTGCTCGTCCGGATCGGTAGAACCCAGCCACGTGCTGCTGGCCATGGGCCTTTCCCCAGCCGAAGCACGCCGCTCGCTCCGCATCAGCGCCGGGCGGCTCACCACGACAGAAGATCTGGAAAACGTCCTGAAAGCCCTGGAACGGGTCTGCCGGAGATAA
- a CDS encoding ferritin-like domain-containing protein, whose protein sequence is MPMQLNKEFSPYRPENLVSVDSFPKLASSVAGSKKVFWDDEKVFEEILSRNGGKIDLTAEEKKAIAGLMSIIYYGEIVAMHTSAQLVGLVPDLAAQFVLSFQTMEETKHVMMMGRYLKALDIPIPEINPWAKKLLDSILAVDDPVLKLLGMNLIVENVAHSIFTMIQDNFDEPVLRDCLHYIDLDEVKHVALAKNYLPELLRKTGRVRAMRFVGYQILWNYYMIRAQTRIMEDAKPLNINWNKQAKRDTIDWINLFKEIPEDARRGLITPPSRKQAEWLIDWLMPPEKFAHIEEKRLRMNAERRARMQPKITAPHEGMN, encoded by the coding sequence ATGCCGATGCAGCTCAACAAGGAGTTCAGCCCCTACCGCCCCGAGAACCTTGTCTCGGTGGACAGTTTCCCCAAGCTCGCCTCCTCGGTGGCCGGCTCCAAGAAGGTGTTCTGGGACGACGAGAAGGTGTTCGAGGAAATCCTGTCCCGCAACGGCGGGAAGATCGACCTCACGGCCGAGGAGAAGAAGGCCATCGCCGGCCTCATGTCGATCATCTACTACGGCGAGATCGTCGCCATGCACACCTCGGCCCAGCTCGTGGGGCTGGTGCCCGACCTCGCCGCCCAGTTCGTGCTCTCCTTCCAGACGATGGAGGAGACCAAGCACGTGATGATGATGGGCCGGTACCTGAAGGCCCTCGACATCCCGATCCCCGAGATCAACCCGTGGGCGAAAAAGCTGCTCGACAGCATCCTCGCCGTGGACGACCCGGTGCTGAAGCTCCTCGGCATGAACCTGATCGTCGAGAACGTCGCCCACAGCATCTTCACGATGATCCAGGACAACTTCGACGAGCCGGTGCTGCGCGACTGCCTGCACTACATTGACTTGGACGAGGTGAAGCATGTGGCGCTGGCCAAGAACTACCTGCCCGAACTGCTCCGCAAGACGGGCCGGGTCCGGGCCATGCGGTTCGTCGGCTACCAGATCCTGTGGAACTACTACATGATACGGGCGCAAACCCGGATCATGGAGGACGCAAAGCCCCTCAACATCAACTGGAACAAGCAGGCCAAGCGCGACACGATCGACTGGATCAACCTGTTCAAGGAGATCCCTGAGGATGCCCGGCGCGGCCTCATCACCCCGCCCTCGCGCAAGCAGGCCGAATGGCTCATTGACTGGCTGATGCCGCCGGAAAAATTCGCCCACATCGAGGAAAAGCGCCTGCGCATGAACGCCGAACGCCGTGCCCGGATGCAGCCGAAGATCACCGCCCCGCACGAGGGAATGAACTAG
- the amrB gene encoding AmmeMemoRadiSam system protein B — MKDTNIREPAVAGRFYPARRVELDATVREYLRRNKSPRNFLAIVMPHAGYVYSGSVAGAVAASANVPDTAVLIGPNHTGLGARAAVWTSGAWRTPLGDVPVDEELARELVTGSAILRPDVMAHVREHALEVQLPFLLERNPRLKIVPITLGGLSLQELRAAGADIARSIARAREAAGRQILIVVSSDMNHYLPDALTRQLDRLAIDAMLELDPEKLFRTVEEKDLSVCGYQPITAMLEAVRRLGATRAELLDYATSGDVSGDLTAVVGYAGLGFE; from the coding sequence ATGAAGGACACGAACATACGTGAGCCCGCAGTCGCCGGTAGATTCTATCCGGCGCGAAGAGTGGAACTGGACGCCACGGTCCGCGAGTATCTCCGCCGGAATAAATCCCCCCGAAACTTTCTGGCGATCGTCATGCCCCATGCGGGCTACGTGTACTCGGGTTCCGTGGCGGGAGCAGTAGCCGCGTCGGCCAATGTGCCGGACACGGCGGTGCTCATCGGACCGAACCACACCGGGCTCGGGGCCCGGGCGGCAGTGTGGACTTCAGGGGCCTGGCGAACGCCGCTGGGCGACGTGCCGGTCGACGAAGAGTTGGCCCGGGAGCTGGTAACTGGATCGGCTATCCTGCGCCCCGACGTCATGGCCCACGTGCGTGAGCATGCCCTTGAAGTCCAGCTTCCGTTCCTTCTGGAACGAAACCCCCGGCTGAAGATCGTCCCCATCACCCTTGGGGGTCTCTCCTTGCAGGAACTCCGCGCCGCCGGCGCCGATATTGCCCGGAGCATCGCCCGCGCCCGCGAGGCGGCCGGACGGCAGATCCTCATCGTCGTCTCCAGCGACATGAACCATTACCTCCCTGACGCCCTCACCCGGCAGCTCGACCGGCTGGCCATTGACGCCATGCTGGAGCTGGACCCCGAAAAGCTGTTCCGGACGGTCGAGGAGAAAGACCTCTCCGTCTGCGGCTACCAGCCGATTACCGCCATGCTGGAGGCGGTCCGCCGCCTCGGCGCGACCCGCGCCGAGCTTCTGGACTACGCCACCAGCGGCGACGTGAGCGGCGACCTCACTGCCGTCGTCGGCTACGCGGGCCTTGGGTTCGAGTAG
- a CDS encoding deoxyguanosinetriphosphate triphosphohydrolase, whose amino-acid sequence MTAAENIPLAPWAERHPDVRGRRYPETHNDGRPDFERDRDRIIHTGAFRRLEYKTQVFVNHEGDYYRTRLTHSIEVAQVSRAIARRLRLNEDLAEALALSHDLGHPPFGHSGEAVLNGLMREHGGFEHNLQSLRIVEELETRYPGFPGINLTWVTREGILKHSPGKPFRSCKRIERLDPSRPPSLEAQLIDLADEIAYLNHDIDDGLESGLLDADALAKVELWAMALEEARRRLRDSGETPATRTPKMREKVLRLTAIRWLIGHLIGELAGETSRRVEAARVATADDIRSRGGWLTALPEGTDVLRRQLKAHLYRNLYQHPRVEAHHRESDSVVSEVFLYFAERPDELPDTYRSRIGKKGLHRCVCDYVAGMTDRYAYQTRDRIRGK is encoded by the coding sequence ATGACCGCCGCCGAAAACATCCCCTTGGCCCCGTGGGCCGAACGGCACCCGGACGTCAGGGGGCGGCGCTACCCGGAAACCCACAATGACGGCCGCCCGGACTTTGAGCGGGACCGGGACCGGATCATTCACACGGGAGCGTTCCGGCGGCTCGAATACAAGACCCAGGTGTTCGTCAACCACGAGGGCGACTACTACCGCACGCGCCTCACCCATTCGATCGAGGTCGCCCAGGTGAGCCGCGCCATCGCCCGCCGCCTCCGCCTGAACGAGGATCTCGCCGAGGCGCTCGCGCTGTCGCATGACCTGGGGCATCCGCCGTTCGGCCACTCGGGGGAGGCCGTCCTGAACGGCCTGATGCGGGAACACGGCGGGTTCGAACACAACCTCCAGTCGCTCAGGATCGTCGAGGAACTGGAAACCCGCTATCCCGGCTTCCCGGGAATCAACCTCACCTGGGTGACGCGGGAGGGAATCCTCAAGCATTCGCCCGGAAAGCCATTCAGAAGCTGCAAACGGATCGAACGGCTCGACCCTTCAAGGCCGCCCTCGCTGGAGGCGCAGCTCATCGACCTCGCCGACGAGATCGCCTACCTCAACCACGACATAGACGACGGGCTGGAGTCGGGTCTTCTGGACGCGGACGCGCTGGCAAAGGTCGAACTGTGGGCGATGGCACTGGAGGAGGCCCGCCGCCGCCTGAGGGATTCGGGCGAGACGCCCGCCACCCGGACCCCGAAGATGCGCGAGAAGGTGTTGCGCCTGACAGCGATCCGGTGGCTCATCGGCCACCTGATCGGCGAACTGGCGGGGGAAACCTCCCGCCGGGTGGAGGCGGCCCGTGTCGCCACGGCCGACGATATCCGCAGCCGCGGCGGCTGGCTCACCGCCCTGCCGGAGGGGACCGACGTCCTCCGCCGCCAGCTCAAGGCCCATCTCTACCGGAACCTCTACCAGCATCCCAGGGTGGAGGCCCATCACCGGGAAAGCGACAGCGTGGTGAGCGAGGTGTTTCTCTATTTCGCGGAACGCCCGGACGAGCTGCCCGATACCTACCGGTCGAGGATCGGCAAGAAGGGGCTGCACCGGTGCGTGTGCGACTACGTGGCCGGCATGACCGACCGCTACGCTTACCAGACGAGGGACCGGATCCGGGGGAAGTAG
- the cysE gene encoding serine O-acetyltransferase gives MFQHIREDIRNVFERDPAARSTAEVLLCYPGLHALWMHRAAHGLWNRNLKLSARMLSHFSRFATGIEIHPGASIGRRVFIDHGMGVVIGETAEIGDDVLMYHGVTLGGTSLEKGKRHPTIGDHVVIGNGARIIGPVQIGHHTKIGAGSVVVKEIPPHSVVVGIPGRIVHTDTPENRADEERMLQDQSVMPDPDEARIEALQARNAELESALDKLQQELDRLQGQFDRARGGGDLLATVDQIRGPRRLGTK, from the coding sequence ATCTTCCAGCACATTCGCGAAGACATCCGCAATGTATTTGAACGGGATCCGGCCGCACGCAGCACGGCCGAGGTGCTCCTCTGCTATCCGGGGCTCCATGCCCTGTGGATGCACCGGGCGGCCCACGGCCTGTGGAACCGGAACCTCAAGCTCTCGGCCCGGATGCTCAGCCACTTCTCGCGCTTCGCCACCGGCATCGAGATCCACCCCGGTGCCTCCATCGGGCGGCGGGTATTCATCGATCACGGCATGGGCGTGGTGATCGGCGAGACGGCGGAGATCGGGGACGACGTGCTGATGTACCACGGCGTCACCCTTGGCGGCACGAGCCTCGAAAAGGGCAAGCGTCATCCCACGATCGGCGATCATGTGGTGATCGGAAACGGCGCCCGGATCATCGGCCCGGTCCAGATCGGCCACCACACCAAGATCGGGGCCGGTTCGGTTGTCGTGAAGGAGATCCCCCCGCACTCGGTTGTGGTCGGCATCCCCGGCCGGATCGTCCATACCGACACTCCGGAGAACCGGGCCGACGAGGAGCGGATGCTCCAGGACCAGAGCGTCATGCCCGACCCCGACGAGGCACGGATCGAGGCACTTCAGGCCCGCAATGCCGAACTGGAGAGCGCCCTCGACAAGCTCCAGCAGGAACTGGACCGGCTGCAGGGCCAGTTCGACCGGGCCCGCGGCGGCGGCGACCTGCTCGCCACCGTGGACCAGATTCGCGGTCCCCGCCGGCTGGGTACCAAGTAA
- a CDS encoding FadR family transcriptional regulator has product MNFQPVKKENLTDAIVGQVRTEILKGTYKAGDRLPSERELALMFAVNRTTVREAMAELEHLGLVERRQGEGCIVLDYHETGSIDLLRHMLTRPDMAGRFDLKAIESVCETAGIIYSGAAEMAARQISPGEIKALRELCRSMDEAIDARDVDQAMDLDRRFHRAVFAATRSIALELLSNTFFEIIRTYEPYIRILMQGEIDRHPDRMRTFYHHLLDALHGRDAVRAASLVRRMVTPSDPDLWKQVTGQAGHRS; this is encoded by the coding sequence ATGAACTTCCAGCCGGTCAAGAAGGAAAACCTCACCGACGCCATCGTGGGCCAGGTGCGGACGGAGATCCTCAAGGGCACCTACAAGGCTGGCGACCGGCTGCCCTCGGAGCGCGAACTCGCCCTCATGTTCGCCGTGAACCGCACCACCGTGCGCGAGGCGATGGCCGAACTGGAGCACCTCGGCCTCGTGGAGCGCCGCCAGGGCGAGGGGTGCATCGTCCTCGACTACCACGAGACGGGCTCCATTGATCTCCTCCGCCACATGCTCACCCGGCCCGACATGGCCGGCCGGTTCGACCTCAAGGCCATCGAATCGGTCTGCGAGACGGCGGGGATCATCTACAGCGGCGCCGCCGAGATGGCCGCCCGGCAGATATCCCCCGGCGAGATCAAGGCGCTCCGCGAACTCTGCCGCTCGATGGACGAGGCCATCGACGCCCGCGATGTGGACCAGGCGATGGACCTGGACCGCCGGTTCCACCGCGCCGTCTTCGCCGCCACCCGGTCGATCGCGCTGGAACTGCTTTCCAACACCTTCTTCGAGATCATCCGGACCTACGAGCCCTACATCCGCATCCTCATGCAGGGGGAGATCGACCGCCACCCGGACCGGATGCGTACCTTCTATCATCACCTTCTGGATGCCCTGCACGGCCGCGACGCCGTGCGTGCGGCGTCCCTTGTCCGCCGGATGGTCACCCCGTCCGACCCGGATCTATGGAAACAGGTCACAGGCCAGGCGGGCCACCGGAGCTGA
- a CDS encoding SPOR domain-containing protein yields MDANRKKIVVVGGALVVALVLVLFVVLFFLGGEPEPRPVAVTPPPPVEAPPPKAEEPKPEAKPQRLASYTVKKGATMEDIAARPDIYGKGDDWWVLWQANPDAVSHAFQTEGGKWVAIVRAGKTLKVPEPKALSQMDKNSLTAAVQPYAVQFASFPSAGEANRLLASLSASGAADFYVTPRYVDGVNYHRVRAGFFRNWNEAERFGATFTQSNSAADDYYVTEPRPEEVRDQNAALLRKYKGGE; encoded by the coding sequence ATGGATGCCAACCGGAAGAAGATAGTCGTTGTCGGCGGGGCCCTCGTGGTCGCGCTCGTGCTGGTCCTGTTTGTGGTCCTGTTCTTCCTGGGCGGGGAGCCCGAGCCCCGGCCGGTCGCCGTGACGCCTCCCCCGCCGGTCGAGGCTCCGCCGCCAAAGGCCGAGGAACCCAAGCCCGAAGCCAAGCCGCAGCGGCTGGCGAGCTATACGGTCAAGAAGGGCGCCACGATGGAGGACATCGCTGCCCGCCCGGACATCTACGGCAAGGGCGACGACTGGTGGGTCTTGTGGCAGGCGAACCCCGACGCCGTTTCCCATGCCTTCCAGACCGAGGGCGGGAAATGGGTGGCCATCGTCCGCGCCGGCAAGACGCTGAAGGTGCCAGAACCCAAGGCCCTCTCCCAGATGGACAAGAATTCGCTCACGGCTGCCGTCCAGCCTTATGCCGTCCAGTTCGCCTCGTTCCCCAGCGCGGGCGAGGCAAACCGCCTGCTGGCATCGCTCTCGGCCAGCGGCGCGGCGGATTTCTACGTCACGCCCCGCTATGTGGATGGGGTCAACTACCACCGCGTTCGCGCCGGGTTCTTCAGGAACTGGAACGAGGCCGAGCGGTTCGGCGCCACTTTCACCCAGTCGAACAGCGCGGCCGATGACTACTACGTGACCGAGCCGCGCCCGGAAGAGGTCCGCGACCAGAACGCCGCGCTCCTCCGGAAATACAAGGGTGGCGAGTAG
- a CDS encoding tetratricopeptide repeat protein, which produces MAGSYPVSRLWKFSGLLVLVLSSSLWGREPVRVLVIPPVKVGGAAAPAEAEGVASAIEYEIASPGAVETIPRSEMERLRREKGISASTEPGFDEAFDLARSAGARFIIWGSYQQSGEVYRFNMVVGDTSTETVKKLRSTRSDLFGVQDDLSAEAKKIVQQTASAPAKAVTLSAPAPEPPAAAPAAKPAASPQASTQPAPAAPVRKADPVRQARELFNLGVRLGDYSDRERDYYLKASALDPQFAEPHYALGELFYQRKQYRDALGEFERFLKMKPDAPESFGVRTVIAELRRHLGEPEPAAPVVTPVPAPVQPEPSGFQPSAEQKDWKAARWFNEGLKLETTDRALYLEYLRQAIRTDPSFAPAYYNLGYDFYERNDYPQARAHFEKYLELAPRSADAPSIRELVETLKRY; this is translated from the coding sequence TTGGCCGGTTCATACCCTGTTTCCCGTTTATGGAAGTTCAGCGGACTCCTGGTGCTGGTGCTGTCGTCCTCCCTGTGGGGCCGGGAGCCGGTCCGCGTTCTGGTGATCCCGCCGGTGAAAGTGGGCGGGGCCGCCGCCCCGGCCGAAGCTGAAGGGGTCGCCAGCGCCATTGAATACGAAATCGCCTCCCCCGGAGCGGTGGAAACCATCCCCCGCAGCGAGATGGAACGTCTGCGCCGCGAGAAGGGCATTTCGGCCTCAACGGAACCCGGTTTCGACGAGGCGTTCGATCTGGCCCGTTCGGCGGGGGCCCGCTTCATCATCTGGGGCAGCTACCAGCAGTCGGGCGAGGTGTACCGGTTCAACATGGTTGTCGGCGACACCAGCACCGAGACGGTGAAAAAGCTCCGTTCCACCCGGAGCGACCTGTTCGGGGTCCAGGACGACCTCTCGGCCGAGGCGAAGAAGATCGTCCAGCAGACGGCCTCTGCCCCGGCGAAGGCGGTGACGCTCTCGGCTCCGGCCCCTGAGCCCCCCGCCGCTGCGCCGGCGGCCAAACCGGCCGCTTCTCCACAGGCCTCGACACAGCCGGCTCCCGCCGCGCCGGTGAGGAAGGCCGATCCGGTCCGGCAGGCAAGGGAACTGTTCAACCTGGGAGTCCGTCTTGGCGACTATTCCGACCGCGAGCGCGACTACTATCTCAAGGCTTCCGCCCTGGATCCCCAGTTTGCGGAGCCGCACTACGCGCTCGGCGAGCTTTTCTACCAGCGCAAGCAGTACCGGGACGCGCTCGGCGAGTTTGAAAGGTTCCTGAAGATGAAGCCTGACGCCCCGGAATCGTTCGGGGTCAGGACCGTGATCGCCGAACTCCGGCGCCATCTGGGCGAGCCCGAACCGGCGGCTCCGGTGGTGACGCCGGTCCCTGCACCCGTTCAGCCGGAACCGTCCGGTTTCCAGCCGTCGGCCGAACAGAAGGACTGGAAGGCGGCCCGCTGGTTCAACGAGGGACTCAAGCTCGAAACCACCGACCGGGCCCTGTATCTCGAATATCTCAGGCAGGCGATCCGCACGGATCCCTCGTTCGCGCCGGCCTACTACAACCTTGGCTACGACTTCTACGAGCGCAACGACTACCCGCAGGCCCGCGCCCATTTCGAGAAATACCTGGAGCTGGCTCCCCGTTCGGCGGATGCACCATCCATCAGGGAACTCGTGGAAACACTGAAGCGGTACTGA
- the groES gene encoding co-chaperone GroES: MAVRPLGDRILVKREDEEEKTKGGLIIPDAAKEKPSRGKVVAAGKGRVLESGKTEPLDVKKGDIVLFGKYAGTEINIEGVEHLILREEDVLAIIES, encoded by the coding sequence ATGGCCGTACGACCGCTAGGCGACCGGATTCTCGTCAAACGCGAGGACGAAGAAGAAAAGACCAAGGGCGGGCTCATCATCCCCGATGCCGCCAAGGAAAAGCCTTCCAGGGGCAAGGTTGTGGCAGCCGGCAAGGGCCGCGTGCTGGAAAGCGGCAAGACCGAGCCCCTCGACGTGAAGAAGGGCGATATCGTGCTGTTCGGCAAATATGCCGGGACCGAAATCAACATTGAAGGCGTCGAGCACCTGATCCTCCGCGAAGAGGATGTGCTGGCTATCATCGAAAGCTGA